A genomic region of Devosia ginsengisoli contains the following coding sequences:
- a CDS encoding HK97 family phage prohead protease, with amino-acid sequence MTMTRAYSVLEIKDLDEESRRITGIASTPKTDRAGDIVMPEGAVFTLPIPFLYQHDSRQPIGHVIEAKVSKKGIEITAEIAKGVHDDVERAWKYIKAGLVRGLSIGFRGIDTEQIPNSWGMIFEKWEWLELSAVTIPANADASIQSIKQYDAAALKAATDAEANPDDTDPAATGKTGRVVKLDEPARDRAKPFVIRSIVRTNQ; translated from the coding sequence ATGACCATGACCCGAGCCTACAGCGTCCTTGAGATCAAGGATCTGGATGAAGAATCTCGCCGCATCACTGGCATTGCCTCGACGCCCAAGACCGACCGGGCAGGCGATATCGTGATGCCTGAGGGTGCCGTCTTCACCCTGCCCATCCCATTCCTCTACCAGCACGACAGCCGGCAGCCGATTGGCCATGTCATAGAGGCGAAGGTTTCGAAGAAGGGCATCGAGATCACCGCCGAGATCGCCAAGGGTGTGCACGACGATGTCGAGCGTGCCTGGAAATATATCAAGGCCGGCCTGGTGCGAGGCCTCTCCATCGGCTTCCGCGGCATCGACACCGAGCAGATCCCGAACTCTTGGGGCATGATTTTCGAGAAGTGGGAGTGGCTGGAGCTTTCGGCCGTCACCATTCCGGCCAATGCCGATGCCTCGATCCAGTCCATCAAGCAATACGACGCCGCGGCGCTGAAGGCGGCGACCGACGCCGAAGCCAATCCCGATGACACCGACCCTGCCGCGACCGGCAAAACGGGCCGTGTGGTCAAGCTGGATGAACCTGCCCGCGACCGGGCGAAACCCTTCGTTATTCGCTCGATTGTGAGGACAAACCAATGA
- a CDS encoding terminase large subunit yields the protein MVRKRQGQPTATSQRKADPTTDYAKAVVKGRRPDGSLPGEFEIAACQRHLNDLKHGPDRGLRWEPDRAAHAIGFYPAMLTISEGAKVGKPFELLPWHVFVAGSLFGWRKTSGRMRFRSAWLETGKGQAKSPFMAATGLYMTGFYGIPRAKAFAIGQDRNTANVLFKDAVAMCRGPIPPAPGEEVDEADTLVERGIALIRGEGDNAWKVEFPESGSLFQALANGEAVSGPKPILVAADEIHEFKSNTSIEVWKAAIGKMPGDALMLLGTNTPAVDQIVGSNYSAFYQKVATGKFFDDEAFAFIARVDARDHETVFENPEVWTKSLPALGITFPRENIDGMVNTAKQMLSTALSTKRLYFGIPVGASEFWIAEDAWMAVLGKVDPAKLKDCKCWLSLDLSKKNDLTALTAAWLDAKGHLWEKTWYWTVRDRLKERSIADQAPYVEWVEAKLITAVDGAVIDKSFIAQQVAEICAEHDVEFLAFDPAGIADFIAACEQIGLPVWKFEGPDKPAGQGLKLVSHAQGKMVRFEEKQLTMPRSIERFEDRILAKTITIEDSPVTTSCAANAHVVSDGQENRAFDKDRSRGRIDGLVTSAMAAGAADNELGEPPVAEYQLIIV from the coding sequence ATGGTAAGAAAGCGCCAAGGGCAGCCGACAGCTACCTCGCAAAGAAAGGCTGATCCAACCACTGACTACGCCAAGGCTGTCGTCAAAGGCCGCCGGCCAGATGGCAGCTTGCCTGGCGAGTTTGAGATTGCTGCATGCCAGCGTCATCTGAATGACCTGAAGCATGGCCCGGATCGCGGGCTCCGTTGGGAGCCTGACCGAGCGGCTCATGCTATCGGGTTCTACCCGGCGATGCTGACCATCAGCGAAGGGGCGAAGGTCGGAAAGCCATTCGAGCTTTTGCCCTGGCATGTCTTTGTCGCTGGTTCGCTGTTCGGCTGGCGGAAAACGTCAGGCCGCATGCGTTTTCGCTCTGCATGGCTTGAGACTGGGAAAGGCCAGGCCAAGTCGCCGTTCATGGCCGCGACTGGCCTCTACATGACGGGCTTTTATGGAATTCCTCGCGCCAAGGCATTTGCCATCGGCCAGGACCGGAACACGGCGAACGTCCTGTTCAAGGACGCGGTTGCCATGTGTCGCGGGCCTATCCCTCCGGCACCAGGGGAAGAGGTTGACGAAGCCGACACGCTGGTCGAGCGCGGTATCGCACTGATCCGTGGTGAAGGTGACAATGCATGGAAGGTCGAGTTCCCGGAGTCAGGTTCGCTATTCCAAGCCCTGGCCAACGGCGAAGCGGTCTCGGGACCGAAGCCGATTTTGGTCGCAGCCGACGAGATCCACGAATTCAAGTCGAACACGTCGATCGAGGTGTGGAAAGCCGCTATCGGCAAGATGCCGGGCGATGCTCTGATGCTGCTGGGGACCAATACCCCGGCGGTTGATCAGATCGTCGGCTCGAACTATTCGGCGTTCTATCAGAAGGTCGCCACGGGCAAATTCTTCGATGATGAGGCGTTCGCATTCATCGCGAGGGTCGATGCCAGGGACCACGAGACGGTCTTCGAGAACCCTGAGGTTTGGACGAAATCGCTGCCGGCGCTGGGCATCACGTTCCCACGCGAGAACATCGACGGCATGGTCAACACGGCCAAGCAGATGCTCTCGACAGCGCTATCGACCAAGCGGCTGTATTTCGGCATCCCGGTCGGCGCCAGCGAGTTCTGGATTGCCGAGGACGCCTGGATGGCGGTCCTTGGCAAGGTTGATCCTGCGAAGCTCAAGGACTGCAAGTGCTGGCTGTCACTGGATTTGTCAAAGAAGAATGACCTGACCGCGCTCACTGCGGCCTGGCTCGATGCCAAGGGGCATCTTTGGGAAAAGACTTGGTACTGGACGGTGCGGGATCGGCTCAAGGAGCGCTCCATTGCCGATCAGGCGCCCTACGTCGAGTGGGTTGAAGCGAAGCTGATCACCGCCGTGGATGGTGCTGTGATCGACAAGTCTTTCATCGCGCAGCAGGTCGCGGAGATATGCGCCGAGCATGATGTTGAGTTTCTGGCATTTGATCCGGCCGGCATCGCCGACTTCATCGCGGCATGTGAGCAAATCGGCCTGCCGGTCTGGAAATTCGAGGGGCCGGACAAGCCTGCAGGGCAGGGGCTGAAACTGGTCAGCCACGCCCAAGGCAAGATGGTTAGGTTCGAGGAAAAGCAACTGACGATGCCCAGGAGCATCGAGAGGTTCGAAGACCGCATTTTGGCCAAGACCATCACCATCGAGGATTCTCCGGTCACCACGTCGTGCGCTGCCAACGCTCATGTCGTGAGCGATGGGCAGGAAAACCGGGCTTTCGATAAGGACCGCAGTCGCGGTCGCATCGACGGGCTGGTGACTTCGGCGATGGCGGCCGGCGCCGCCGACAATGAATTGGGCGAGCCGCCCGTCGCTGAATACCAACTCATCATCGTGTAA
- a CDS encoding P27 family phage terminase small subunit codes for MSVISIDGTGEIVPEPDWESLFSDVLEIAAAREHWRVITTELRERQLMAPGNGHALQRLIVAYVIYDRALREVAEHGAVSKPKRGNSRAIARTSPHFTVMRDAASDAAVLEQEFGLSPRRRAAATKVPNGKKAPRAADSYLAKKG; via the coding sequence ATGAGCGTAATCAGCATCGATGGCACCGGTGAGATCGTCCCGGAGCCAGACTGGGAATCGCTGTTCTCGGATGTGCTGGAGATCGCCGCGGCGCGAGAGCATTGGCGGGTCATCACCACTGAGCTGCGCGAACGCCAGTTGATGGCTCCCGGCAACGGGCATGCCCTTCAGCGCCTCATCGTCGCCTATGTGATTTACGACCGGGCGTTGCGCGAGGTCGCAGAGCATGGCGCGGTGTCCAAACCGAAGCGGGGGAACAGCCGGGCGATTGCCAGAACATCGCCGCACTTCACCGTAATGCGCGACGCGGCATCCGATGCCGCGGTGCTCGAGCAGGAGTTCGGGCTTTCGCCACGTCGGCGTGCTGCTGCGACGAAGGTGCCAAATGGTAAGAAAGCGCCAAGGGCAGCCGACAGCTACCTCGCAAAGAAAGGCTGA
- the rpsU gene encoding 30S ribosomal protein S21 gives MLPPLAHRVKRSPKLGKYLQVQVRDNNVDQALKVLKKKLQREGVFREMKRRAYFEKPSEKRKREAAQAVGRVRKEARKKAIREGLIEGPKRKGPERARAPSLVRGG, from the coding sequence GTGCTTCCTCCGCTTGCCCACCGGGTGAAACGGTCACCAAAGCTAGGAAAGTATTTGCAGGTTCAAGTCCGCGACAACAATGTCGATCAGGCACTTAAGGTGCTCAAGAAAAAGCTCCAGCGCGAGGGTGTCTTCCGCGAAATGAAGCGCCGTGCATATTTCGAAAAGCCCTCTGAAAAGCGTAAGCGAGAGGCCGCTCAGGCCGTAGGCCGTGTACGCAAGGAGGCTCGAAAGAAAGCAATTCGAGAAGGCCTGATCGAAGGTCCGAAGAGGAAGGGGCCTGAGCGCGCTAGGGCCCCATCTCTGGTTCGCGGGGGCTGA
- a CDS encoding cold-shock protein, translating to MGSITGTVKFFNTTKGFGFISPEGGGKDAFVHISAVQQSGLQGLYENDKVTYDIESGRDGKESAVNLTLL from the coding sequence ATGGGTAGCATCACCGGCACCGTCAAATTCTTCAACACCACCAAGGGCTTTGGCTTTATATCGCCTGAGGGCGGCGGTAAGGACGCTTTCGTGCATATCTCGGCTGTTCAGCAGTCGGGTCTGCAGGGGCTGTATGAAAACGACAAGGTTACCTACGACATCGAGAGCGGCCGCGACGGCAAAGAGTCCGCGGTCAACCTCACGCTGCTCTAG
- a CDS encoding helix-turn-helix domain-containing protein yields the protein MSRPRYSILPADCLDDPRFKDVHLRVLVKLGSHTDNRGWCEVNQKKLGEACGKSRETVNRAIRDLCEMGYLMKRDQTTKANGRTISQYRVLMDRPDPAPDVDPPVTQISQGVVTPEDHSPCDVATSQHNDLSSNDHPSLRSDSERVDFDEVWEVYPRRRLTNRRDARKAFDELSIAERVRLLIAAKRFAQWHIEDSDIRNATPESQVEFRMGLGKWIRSGAWIDALTVPLKSDPAPASVEGWVYLPPRSPRLPGCREDAGQEAAHRQRQRQARLPHRGN from the coding sequence ATGAGTAGACCCCGCTACAGCATCCTGCCGGCCGATTGCCTGGACGATCCTCGCTTCAAGGACGTGCATCTGCGCGTCCTGGTGAAGCTGGGCAGTCATACGGACAATCGCGGCTGGTGCGAGGTCAACCAGAAGAAGCTCGGAGAGGCCTGCGGCAAGTCCCGTGAGACGGTCAATCGGGCCATCCGTGACCTCTGCGAAATGGGTTATCTGATGAAGCGGGACCAGACCACGAAGGCCAACGGCCGGACCATCAGCCAGTACCGTGTCTTGATGGATCGCCCCGACCCGGCACCAGATGTAGACCCCCCTGTGACGCAAATCTCACAGGGGGTTGTGACGCCTGAAGATCACAGCCCCTGTGACGTAGCTACGTCACAACATAACGACCTTTCTTCCAACGACCATCCTTCGCTTCGCTCGGATAGCGAGCGCGTGGATTTCGATGAAGTTTGGGAAGTTTATCCTCGGCGCCGGCTCACCAACCGCCGGGATGCCAGGAAGGCGTTCGATGAACTGAGCATTGCCGAGCGGGTTCGCCTGCTCATCGCCGCCAAACGGTTTGCCCAATGGCACATCGAGGACAGCGATATCCGCAACGCCACCCCGGAAAGCCAGGTCGAATTCCGCATGGGGCTCGGTAAATGGATCAGGTCAGGCGCCTGGATTGACGCACTGACCGTGCCGCTGAAATCCGACCCGGCGCCGGCGAGCGTCGAGGGATGGGTCTACCTGCCCCCCCGATCACCCCGACTTCCGGGCTGTCGAGAAGATGCTGGGCAAGAAGCTGCCCATCGTCAGCGCCAGCGGCAAGCGCGGCTTCCGCATCGAGGAAATTGA
- a CDS encoding helix-turn-helix domain-containing protein, with amino-acid sequence MNSYIPLLAIQSRPHSIIYRMPAREYSCSAEVEEASAAARSRLHPKPLPLRMSSVKAAPVPMPEPQQQEDIPSGAPLNMLTTCHWRFLVAVTALRHGVPIEEIMGRSRSGAFAAARHEALYLVVAHTPFSIARIGLMFGRHHTTVLHSLKKFPPIIRERGSPYAVAPAIPKPLATEAENRLNVVREGYAAGLATAVIAEQIGMSRSTVKQIALRHHLRHPSKPFYGAEPSDAGA; translated from the coding sequence ATGAACAGTTACATACCCTTGTTGGCCATTCAGAGTAGACCGCACAGCATCATCTACCGGATGCCGGCCCGCGAGTATTCCTGCTCGGCGGAGGTGGAAGAGGCCAGTGCAGCAGCAAGGTCTCGACTGCACCCAAAGCCGTTACCGTTGCGTATGTCATCCGTAAAGGCCGCGCCGGTTCCGATGCCAGAGCCGCAGCAGCAGGAGGACATCCCGTCCGGCGCGCCGCTGAATATGCTCACCACCTGCCACTGGCGTTTCCTGGTGGCGGTGACCGCGCTCCGCCATGGCGTCCCGATCGAGGAAATCATGGGTAGGAGCAGGTCCGGGGCTTTCGCGGCGGCCCGGCACGAGGCTCTTTACCTTGTTGTGGCCCACACGCCCTTCAGCATTGCCAGAATCGGCCTCATGTTCGGGCGGCATCACACGACCGTCCTGCACAGCCTGAAGAAGTTCCCGCCCATCATTCGGGAGCGGGGATCGCCCTATGCCGTTGCGCCCGCCATTCCGAAGCCCTTGGCGACCGAGGCCGAAAACCGCCTGAATGTTGTCCGCGAGGGCTATGCCGCCGGTCTAGCGACCGCGGTGATAGCCGAGCAGATCGGCATGTCCAGATCAACTGTGAAACAGATCGCCCTCCGTCATCATCTGCGCCACCCGTCGAAGCCGTTCTATGGGGCGGAACCCAGCGATGCCGGCGCATGA
- a CDS encoding NERD domain-containing protein, which produces MPAYRSSAEGEIREAVVARLRERRPDARIIHEINVSTYGPNRIDVLAVSPTEIIAVEVKSSKDKLDRLPAQVGAMRGCAHQVIAALHEKFLVEKPTNRGAAHYKRDGLFYLRSTPDLDCRPDSVWVFPEIKRNMHEDGWCHLAPWQLATAKFDAPLPAGAIDLLWRDELAWLCGSLGVAASRRTNMGEMVSALRWNCTGREITKGICTALRRRICTEADPAIEEAA; this is translated from the coding sequence ATGCCTGCTTATCGCAGCAGCGCCGAAGGCGAGATCAGGGAGGCGGTGGTGGCGCGTCTGCGCGAACGCCGTCCCGATGCCCGGATTATCCACGAAATTAATGTCAGCACCTATGGGCCAAACCGTATTGATGTCCTTGCCGTCAGCCCGACCGAGATTATCGCAGTTGAGGTGAAGTCATCGAAGGACAAGCTGGACCGGCTCCCGGCACAGGTCGGCGCCATGCGCGGCTGCGCGCACCAGGTCATCGCGGCTCTGCACGAGAAGTTCTTGGTGGAGAAGCCGACTAACCGCGGCGCCGCTCACTATAAGCGCGACGGTCTGTTCTATCTCCGCAGCACCCCCGATCTCGACTGTCGCCCGGACTCGGTCTGGGTCTTCCCGGAGATCAAGCGGAACATGCACGAGGATGGCTGGTGCCACTTGGCACCATGGCAATTGGCCACGGCCAAATTTGACGCACCGCTGCCAGCCGGAGCGATCGATTTGCTCTGGCGCGATGAACTGGCATGGCTCTGTGGCTCGCTTGGAGTTGCCGCCAGCCGCCGCACCAACATGGGCGAAATGGTCTCGGCGCTGCGATGGAATTGCACCGGCCGCGAGATCACCAAGGGCATCTGCACCGCCCTCCGTCGCCGAATCTGCACCGAAGCAGACCCCGCAATTGAGGAGGCAGCATAG
- a CDS encoding DUF2312 domain-containing protein: protein MSESNVAQDQIKAYVDRILRMKDEADAVAADIREIYAEAKANGFDKTQLGNVVTYLRKRDKDADKMSEGEAIFDLYLDAYLGAAARPSRTHTREPAQAHTREDASTDSEPALDAWAEKVADHIDPALLLTIIEGSKTEAGRKIIMGAIEQVKAGDRVAALRADPAMAIVEPANLKKSIPPPPQPAGSDLADPAPAGQVAINPVAKAADDANSGSAMSEVSAAADAPEQAEVASRVAGDRAPAATSEDMDETAGETATNSTDDRSSDAPKEETDKPVEPSGSAAPAALYAEPGVVTWENCPPEGVKRHDYSYAFGDLGQDIAVIEDDLANAAAEPIVKIGCEILDGWARYTKARSMVGIDGQGIEYPVVQYDGADPLMDCIRWNLAGRIMNDAQRRLVAQRLAKLQPKRKSEIYAAFELGMELVA, encoded by the coding sequence ATGTCCGAGAGCAACGTCGCTCAAGACCAGATCAAGGCCTACGTCGATCGCATCCTTCGCATGAAGGACGAGGCTGATGCCGTTGCCGCTGACATCCGTGAAATCTATGCGGAAGCCAAGGCAAATGGTTTCGACAAGACCCAGCTCGGCAACGTCGTCACCTACCTCCGCAAGAGGGACAAGGACGCCGACAAAATGTCCGAGGGCGAGGCGATTTTCGACCTCTACCTCGATGCCTATCTCGGCGCTGCTGCTCGACCCTCGCGTACGCATACGCGTGAGCCCGCGCAGGCGCATACGCGTGAGGATGCTTCCACCGACAGCGAACCGGCCCTCGACGCCTGGGCCGAAAAGGTCGCTGACCATATCGACCCAGCGTTGCTTCTGACCATCATCGAAGGCAGCAAGACCGAAGCTGGTCGCAAGATCATTATGGGCGCCATCGAGCAGGTAAAGGCCGGCGACCGCGTTGCCGCCCTCCGCGCCGATCCGGCCATGGCCATTGTCGAACCGGCCAACCTCAAGAAATCCATACCCCCGCCGCCTCAACCGGCTGGCAGCGACCTGGCTGACCCAGCCCCTGCCGGTCAGGTCGCAATTAATCCCGTGGCGAAAGCTGCTGATGACGCGAACTCTGGGTCTGCGATGTCCGAGGTATCGGCGGCGGCCGATGCACCAGAGCAAGCCGAAGTGGCGAGTAGGGTTGCTGGCGACCGGGCACCAGCTGCAACGTCTGAGGATATGGACGAGACAGCCGGAGAGACGGCAACCAATTCGACCGACGATCGTTCGAGCGATGCCCCTAAAGAAGAGACGGATAAGCCGGTGGAGCCTTCGGGCTCTGCCGCGCCGGCTGCGCTCTACGCCGAGCCCGGCGTCGTCACCTGGGAGAACTGCCCACCCGAAGGCGTGAAACGTCACGACTACAGCTATGCCTTCGGCGACCTCGGCCAGGATATCGCGGTCATCGAGGATGACCTGGCGAATGCTGCGGCGGAACCCATCGTCAAGATCGGCTGTGAAATCCTCGACGGCTGGGCTCGCTATACCAAGGCCCGCAGCATGGTCGGCATTGACGGGCAGGGGATCGAATATCCCGTCGTCCAGTATGACGGAGCCGATCCGCTGATGGATTGCATCCGCTGGAATCTCGCCGGCCGCATCATGAACGATGCGCAGCGCCGTCTCGTTGCCCAGCGTCTCGCCAAGCTCCAGCCCAAGCGTAAATCCGAAATCTACGCCGCCTTCGAACTCGGAATGGAGTTGGTGGCATGA
- a CDS encoding LexA family protein, whose amino-acid sequence MNASPIPAEIAERAEILVDQFRHIEDDCEFVARILMALGQGEDVAGLTKQQAVVLTFTRSFIADSGFSPTYDEIAEGVGLSAKSRVCAIVDQLQERGFVRRLPGRARSITIVGRA is encoded by the coding sequence ATGAACGCCTCGCCCATCCCCGCAGAGATCGCCGAACGCGCGGAAATCCTCGTGGACCAGTTCCGCCACATCGAGGATGACTGCGAATTCGTTGCTCGCATCCTGATGGCCTTGGGACAGGGTGAGGATGTCGCCGGCCTGACCAAACAGCAGGCTGTTGTGCTGACCTTCACTCGGTCCTTCATCGCCGATAGCGGCTTCTCTCCCACCTATGACGAGATCGCTGAGGGCGTAGGCCTGAGCGCCAAGAGCCGGGTATGCGCCATTGTGGACCAGTTGCAGGAACGCGGGTTCGTCCGCCGCCTGCCGGGTCGTGCTCGCTCCATCACCATTGTTGGGAGGGCCTGA
- a CDS encoding LexA family transcriptional regulator, producing MAKFPNHLRDFRIAAGLSQPELAKAADTNVQNVSRIELGERKLTQEWAAMFARHLGTTAQQMMFPDPEVLARVRSKKPVRRELDRVPLDEAWTPTSEADGEGYDRDSYEPKIEGAIPELDARAGGGEGAVGEVMVLPVGNGTISAHKILDEWRIPPSYLREAVANPDRAIVLGIQGDSMMPNYAPGDRVIIDLTEHELRADGVYLISDGFSEPQIKRLQRVLFAVPPKCRIISDNPSYEAQEVDVDGVKILGKVAAYVGRR from the coding sequence ATGGCCAAGTTTCCGAACCATCTCCGCGACTTCCGCATCGCTGCCGGGCTCAGCCAGCCTGAATTGGCAAAGGCCGCTGATACGAACGTCCAGAACGTTTCACGCATCGAGCTTGGCGAGCGGAAGCTTACCCAGGAATGGGCCGCCATGTTCGCGCGGCACCTGGGCACCACTGCACAGCAGATGATGTTCCCAGATCCTGAAGTGCTAGCCCGCGTTCGATCGAAGAAGCCGGTTCGCCGCGAGTTGGACCGCGTTCCTCTCGACGAAGCATGGACGCCGACATCAGAAGCGGATGGCGAGGGCTACGACCGGGACAGCTACGAGCCCAAGATCGAGGGCGCTATCCCGGAGCTAGACGCTCGCGCCGGCGGCGGCGAGGGCGCGGTCGGCGAGGTGATGGTCCTGCCGGTGGGCAATGGCACCATCTCTGCACACAAGATCCTGGACGAGTGGCGCATCCCGCCGTCCTACCTGCGCGAGGCGGTTGCCAACCCTGATCGGGCGATCGTTCTTGGCATCCAAGGTGACAGCATGATGCCGAACTACGCGCCAGGCGATCGAGTGATCATCGACCTGACCGAGCACGAGCTGCGCGCCGATGGCGTCTACCTCATCAGCGACGGATTCAGCGAGCCACAGATAAAGCGGCTGCAGCGCGTGCTGTTCGCGGTGCCGCCGAAGTGCCGGATCATCAGCGACAACCCGAGCTATGAGGCTCAAGAGGTTGATGTTGATGGAGTGAAGATACTTGGGAAAGTAGCCGCTTACGTCGGCCGCCGATGA
- a CDS encoding DUF6932 family protein: MTIPQFTVDGILPPYIGDNAGGPQEGMSPYLAEPLDVVDQFGTSVRRCVILRDWLQHRAELRDIGILSGFQWLDGSFVEDKEPNDLDLVTFLFRPEGCQDAEPWNRWVGENISLLLREPVRARYKLDFFVVDMNGHPETIVDAARYWLGLFSHKRSTNQWKGMLKIRLDADDVPASELVAARLAAYEASQ, from the coding sequence ATGACCATACCACAATTCACCGTGGACGGCATTCTGCCACCTTACATTGGCGACAATGCCGGCGGACCCCAAGAGGGAATGAGTCCCTATCTGGCGGAGCCACTCGACGTCGTTGACCAATTTGGCACCAGCGTACGCCGCTGCGTGATTTTGCGAGACTGGCTACAGCATCGGGCAGAGCTTCGGGATATAGGAATTTTGTCCGGGTTTCAGTGGCTCGATGGAAGCTTCGTTGAAGACAAGGAGCCTAACGACCTAGACCTGGTGACTTTCCTTTTTCGGCCCGAGGGCTGCCAAGACGCCGAGCCTTGGAACCGCTGGGTTGGCGAGAACATTTCTCTGCTTCTCAGGGAGCCGGTTCGAGCGCGATACAAGCTGGACTTTTTCGTGGTGGATATGAACGGCCATCCTGAGACAATCGTAGACGCGGCCCGCTATTGGCTAGGATTGTTTTCTCACAAACGGAGTACTAACCAATGGAAGGGCATGCTAAAGATAAGGTTGGATGCGGATGACGTGCCCGCTTCCGAGCTAGTTGCCGCGCGATTAGCAGCATATGAGGCGAGTCAATGA
- a CDS encoding helix-turn-helix domain-containing protein, translated as MGLTENERKALLAWQGSCEENNVLPFATVALRAEMPKGSVRRFVRALARKGMLQFCRMSWDEEGPRGAGYMPTKAGYAALSSIEVSA; from the coding sequence ATGGGCCTCACCGAGAACGAACGGAAGGCGCTGTTGGCCTGGCAGGGCTCCTGCGAAGAGAACAATGTCCTGCCCTTCGCGACCGTCGCATTGCGCGCCGAGATGCCGAAGGGAAGCGTGCGCAGGTTTGTCCGCGCCCTGGCTCGTAAGGGCATGCTGCAGTTCTGCCGGATGAGCTGGGATGAGGAGGGCCCGCGAGGCGCCGGATACATGCCCACAAAGGCTGGCTATGCCGCCCTGTCGTCCATTGAGGTATCAGCATGA